A genomic region of Rheinheimera sp. MMS21-TC3 contains the following coding sequences:
- a CDS encoding cytochrome c/FTR1 family iron permease: MKKILLVLLMILFAMPLQASDKLIQFIEYIGADYKSAVAEGQIINAAEYAEMVEFASLIPPQLPDGNAALLQQSELLQQLIKNKAEPADIQQLTAKMRQTIIAAMPQVALPAKIPDLQRGQALYQSYCAACHGANAQGDGLAAKGLDPEPTNFHEFERYEARSIFGLFNTITLGVEETAMTSFSYLDEQSRWDMAFYVGAIASEQVELSNTPTSLITRNNIQMLLTSTPQDVKQQYAEQGEALMAVFRQQPERFFSAKNTDPLQVANDTLSLIIPQLEQKQYDQAYNLAVAAYLDGFELIENNLAAVDLTLKDQIENKMLGLRQHIKQQAGLSELTLEIQAIQQLLSQAEAALDNSNLASGNVFLLALLILLREGLEALLVVAAIYSVAVKTEQPALKRSVHYGWISALALGGLTWFIASYVITISGASREMTEGYTALIAAAILFYMGFWMHSKTSNEQWQQFINTQVGKALKTGAYFGLGTVVFLAVYREIFETILFYQSLWLQGGAAHQMSFILGIIAALGLLAILGIGLFKFALKLPLKAFFGSTALLMIVLAFVMTGKGIAALQEAGVIAINQLNTPTISWLGIYPTVQSLAAQLILLVLATVILLNQRKQKTLA; the protein is encoded by the coding sequence ATGAAAAAGATATTACTTGTTTTATTAATGATTCTGTTCGCCATGCCATTACAGGCTTCAGATAAACTAATTCAGTTTATTGAATATATAGGTGCAGACTATAAAAGTGCTGTTGCAGAAGGGCAGATTATTAATGCTGCAGAATATGCTGAAATGGTTGAGTTTGCCAGTTTAATACCACCACAGCTACCCGATGGAAATGCAGCTTTGCTACAGCAAAGCGAGTTATTGCAACAGCTTATTAAAAATAAAGCTGAGCCGGCAGATATTCAACAATTAACTGCCAAGATGCGACAAACTATAATTGCAGCAATGCCACAAGTTGCCTTACCAGCAAAGATACCCGACTTACAGCGTGGCCAAGCTTTATATCAAAGTTATTGTGCAGCTTGTCATGGCGCTAATGCACAGGGAGATGGCCTTGCAGCTAAAGGCCTAGATCCTGAGCCAACAAACTTTCATGAGTTTGAACGCTATGAAGCTCGGAGTATCTTTGGCTTATTTAATACCATTACTTTAGGTGTTGAAGAAACGGCTATGACATCCTTTAGCTACTTAGATGAGCAAAGTCGCTGGGACATGGCTTTTTATGTAGGGGCAATAGCGAGTGAACAAGTGGAGCTTAGCAACACACCTACTAGCTTAATAACACGCAACAACATCCAAATGTTGCTGACTTCAACCCCGCAAGATGTAAAGCAGCAATATGCTGAACAAGGCGAGGCGTTAATGGCAGTATTTCGTCAGCAGCCAGAGCGCTTTTTTTCAGCTAAAAATACGGATCCATTACAAGTGGCTAATGACACTTTATCTTTAATTATTCCTCAACTTGAACAGAAGCAGTACGACCAAGCTTATAATTTGGCAGTTGCTGCATATTTAGATGGTTTTGAGTTAATTGAAAATAATCTTGCTGCTGTTGATCTTACTTTAAAAGATCAAATCGAAAATAAAATGCTGGGTTTACGGCAACATATTAAACAACAAGCAGGGTTAAGTGAGTTAACACTTGAAATTCAGGCAATACAACAGCTGTTAAGCCAAGCAGAAGCTGCTTTAGATAATAGCAACTTGGCGTCTGGTAATGTGTTTTTACTCGCCTTACTCATTTTATTGCGAGAGGGTTTAGAGGCCTTATTAGTTGTAGCTGCAATTTATTCGGTAGCAGTTAAAACGGAGCAACCAGCTTTAAAGCGTTCAGTACATTATGGTTGGATATCGGCTTTAGCTTTAGGTGGACTTACTTGGTTTATTGCAAGTTATGTTATTACTATTTCAGGTGCATCGCGTGAAATGACAGAAGGCTATACGGCACTAATAGCCGCCGCTATATTATTCTATATGGGCTTTTGGATGCACAGTAAAACGTCTAATGAGCAATGGCAGCAGTTTATAAATACTCAGGTAGGTAAGGCTTTAAAAACTGGCGCTTATTTTGGTTTAGGCACAGTAGTTTTTCTAGCGGTATACCGTGAGATTTTTGAAACAATTTTATTTTATCAATCTTTATGGTTGCAAGGTGGTGCTGCCCATCAAATGAGCTTTATATTAGGTATTATTGCTGCACTAGGCTTACTGGCAATCTTAGGGATAGGCTTATTTAAATTTGCTTTAAAATTACCGTTAAAAGCTTTTTTTGGTTCAACAGCATTGTTAATGATAGTGCTAGCTTTTGTTATGACAGGCAAAGGGATTGCAGCATTACAAGAAGCCGGTGTTATTGCAATTAATCAGTTAAATACACCAACTATTAGCTGGTTAGGAATTTACCCTACAGTACAGAGCT
- a CDS encoding magnesium transporter CorA family protein: protein MIQLSYFEPETALWQHGDISLLPKQLPADARLWIDLNNATAEEQQVVLQRFGILATLTEDFSRERHPPKCEGQTDFTLLVLRGYADTDFSEYTASVQINLLYSKQVLISKLTSHNASLLEQFKPKIAQGISANIADWIKQIILITSSSYLEKLITFEDELSDLEDAMLQSGNDDLMALIMRYRSVLRKINRNLAYQKDIFSEVFDEQQNPLLRHFDATELRDFYEKFERSHSMTDMYYDQLSDLVDSYLSTTSHQINERMKVLTIVSTIFIPLTFIAGIYGMNFVNMPELAMTNGYFIVMAAMAVGGIFGLAWFKFRGWW from the coding sequence ATGATTCAGCTAAGTTATTTTGAACCTGAAACGGCACTTTGGCAGCATGGTGATATTTCGCTATTACCAAAGCAACTTCCTGCTGATGCGCGGTTATGGATAGATTTAAATAATGCTACTGCAGAAGAGCAACAAGTGGTACTACAACGTTTTGGTATTTTAGCCACCTTAACTGAAGACTTTAGCCGAGAGCGCCATCCACCAAAATGTGAAGGTCAAACTGATTTTACTTTATTAGTTCTGCGCGGTTATGCTGATACTGACTTCAGTGAATATACTGCCAGTGTGCAAATTAACTTACTTTATTCTAAGCAAGTATTAATTAGTAAATTGACTAGCCATAACGCCAGCTTACTAGAGCAGTTTAAACCTAAAATAGCTCAGGGAATTAGCGCTAATATTGCCGATTGGATAAAACAGATCATTTTAATTACCTCCAGCAGCTATTTAGAAAAACTAATAACTTTTGAAGATGAATTAAGCGATTTAGAAGATGCCATGCTGCAAAGTGGCAATGATGATTTAATGGCCTTAATAATGCGTTATCGATCGGTGTTACGGAAAATAAACCGAAACTTAGCCTATCAAAAAGATATATTCTCTGAAGTCTTCGATGAGCAGCAAAATCCTTTGTTACGCCATTTTGATGCCACTGAGCTGCGTGACTTTTATGAAAAGTTTGAACGTTCACATAGCATGACAGATATGTATTATGACCAGCTTAGTGATTTAGTCGATAGCTATTTATCAACTACATCACACCAAATAAACGAGCGAATGAAAGTGTTAACTATTGTCAGCACTATTTTTATCCCCTTAACCTTTATTGCCGGCATTTACGGCATGAACTTTGTGAACATGCCTGAATTAGCCATGACAAATGGTTATTTTATCGTTATGGCCGCCATGGCTGTCGGTGGTATTTTTGGCCTAGCTTGGTTCAAGTTTCGCGGCTGGTGGTAA
- a CDS encoding magnesium transporter, whose amino-acid sequence MLIINKNAKVRDALRLFSQLALDTEYHEALFVVDRHGCYVGLVHATQLLSLNEHQAIEGIIDLAAPWIEGEIALEQASDIVSRSGYNALAVVDKGNKLLGRLSISKAFDIVRRNLESQFMHTAGLDEEEDLFSPVFASSKRRALWLGINLLTAFLAAWTIGLFSATLHQVVALAVLMPIVASMGGIAGSQTLTLIIRGLAMEQITPSTYMTLLRKELGVGSLNGILWALVIALVTYFWFGDWMIGSIIGLAIVINIIIAAIFGVMIPIWLKKLKIDPALSGSVILTTVTDVIGFFAFLGLGSLFLLN is encoded by the coding sequence ATGTTAATTATTAATAAAAATGCCAAAGTACGAGATGCATTAAGACTGTTTAGCCAGCTAGCTTTAGACACTGAATATCACGAAGCTTTATTTGTGGTTGATCGCCATGGTTGCTATGTTGGTTTAGTCCATGCGACTCAACTTTTAAGCTTAAACGAACACCAAGCTATTGAAGGAATTATTGACCTTGCTGCACCTTGGATTGAGGGTGAGATAGCACTAGAGCAAGCATCTGACATAGTATCTCGCTCTGGTTATAATGCGCTTGCTGTCGTAGATAAGGGTAATAAGTTACTTGGCCGGCTCTCTATCAGTAAAGCCTTTGATATAGTGCGGCGCAACCTTGAAAGTCAGTTTATGCACACGGCAGGTTTAGATGAAGAAGAAGATTTATTTTCGCCTGTCTTTGCAAGTTCTAAGCGCCGAGCATTATGGTTAGGGATTAATCTACTTACCGCCTTTCTTGCGGCATGGACTATTGGCTTATTTTCAGCCACCTTACATCAAGTAGTAGCACTTGCAGTGTTAATGCCTATTGTTGCTAGCATGGGCGGTATAGCCGGCAGCCAAACATTAACCTTGATTATTCGCGGTTTAGCCATGGAGCAAATAACACCTAGCACTTATATGACCCTACTGCGAAAAGAGCTTGGCGTAGGCAGCCTAAATGGTATTTTATGGGCTCTAGTTATTGCCTTAGTCACTTACTTTTGGTTTGGCGACTGGATGATTGGCAGCATTATTGGCTTGGCTATAGTGATCAATATTATTATAGCGGCTATTTTTGGCGTCATGATCCCAATTTGGCTGAAGAAGTTAAAAATTGATCCTGCATTATCTGGCTCTGTCATTTTAACGACTGTTACAGATGTTATTGGCTTTTTTGCTTTTTTAGGCTTAGGCTCTTTATTTTTACTCAACTAA
- a CDS encoding DUF2884 family protein translates to MNRLLTILLMFFSTCLAAAECNMVFAHGILIAPDHIRILQNNRTHVQINANKQLFIRGEWLALGPEETVLLKQYSQGLRRFVPEIVSIAVDGVELGMSSIEAMFSGLGSESQQAEWRALVRETTFQWMSRFVRSNDHFYLAPQSLNELDYFLHGELKPQLDNLARRTVGAVWGALRDALRHSDSNFERSENQDWQSVGEMVEKLSLSLDAKAVELEQKSELFCQRMQEIEKIEQKLQQRLPELQHYNVVRRKD, encoded by the coding sequence TTGAACCGTTTGCTAACAATACTACTAATGTTTTTTTCTACCTGCCTAGCTGCAGCTGAGTGCAATATGGTTTTTGCCCATGGCATTTTAATTGCACCTGATCATATTCGTATTTTGCAAAATAACCGCACTCATGTCCAAATAAATGCGAATAAACAACTCTTTATCCGTGGCGAATGGTTAGCGCTAGGTCCTGAAGAGACCGTTTTATTGAAACAATATAGCCAAGGTTTACGTCGTTTTGTTCCTGAGATTGTCAGTATAGCTGTCGATGGTGTAGAGCTGGGGATGTCTAGCATAGAAGCTATGTTTAGCGGTTTAGGTAGTGAGTCGCAACAAGCGGAATGGCGAGCTTTGGTCCGCGAGACGACGTTTCAGTGGATGTCACGATTTGTCCGTTCTAATGATCACTTTTATTTAGCTCCACAAAGCCTTAATGAGCTTGATTATTTTTTACATGGCGAACTTAAGCCACAACTTGATAACTTAGCTAGGCGCACTGTAGGTGCGGTATGGGGCGCCTTACGTGATGCATTGCGTCATTCAGATAGTAATTTTGAACGCAGTGAAAACCAAGACTGGCAATCTGTAGGGGAAATGGTAGAAAAGCTTAGTTTAAGCTTAGATGCAAAAGCTGTGGAATTAGAACAAAAATCTGAATTGTTTTGTCAGCGCATGCAAGAGATTGAAAAAATAGAACAAAAGCTGCAGCAGCGCTTACCCGAGCTACAGCATTATAATGTAGTTAGACGTAAAGATTAA